The Primulina huaijiensis isolate GDHJ02 chromosome 17, ASM1229523v2, whole genome shotgun sequence genome window below encodes:
- the LOC140962511 gene encoding tetraketide alpha-pyrone reductase 1-like, giving the protein MNQMPEVKGKVCVTGAAGFLASWLIKRLLSSGYHVIGAVRDPGDEKKVEHLWKLDGAKERLRLGRGDLMIEGSFDEAIMGCVGVFHTASPVLGHHTSDPEAEILKPAIDGTLNVLRSCKRNPALRCVVLTSSSSTVRAREDFDPDVPLDESSWSSVELCEEHKIWYAMSKTLAEKAAWEFSENNKINLVTVLPSFVIGPCLPPVLCSTSADVLGLLRGETEKFQWYGRMGYVHIDDVALSHIVVFENENAKGRYLCSSTVLDNNELASILSARYPALPISKRFEKLDRPYYDFNVSKLKGLGMKFRSIQDMFDDCVESLIQQGHLTSVSTLSS; this is encoded by the exons ATGAATCAGATGCCTGAAGTGAAGGGTAAAGTGTGTGTGACTGGTGCAGCTGGGTTTCTAGCCTCATGGTTGATCAAGCGCCTCCTTTCATCTGGTTATCATGTCATTGGAGCAGTCAGAGATCCAG GAGATGAGAAGAAAGTAGAGCATCTGTGGAAGCTGGATGGAGCAAAAGAAAGGCTTCGCCTGGGGAGAGGAGACCTGATGATAGAAGGCAGCTTTGATGAAGCAATCATGGGCTGTGTTGGAGTGTTTCATACTGCTTCACCTGTTTTAGGGCATCATACTTCTGATCCAGAG GCAGAAATATTGAAACCTGCAATTGATGGCACTCTCAATGTGTTACGCTCGTGCAAAAGAAATCCAGCTTTGAGGTGTGTGGTTCTAACCTCATCTTCATCGACAGTGAGGGCAAGAGAAGATTTTGACCCAGATGTACCATTGGATGAGTCATCTTGGAGCTCTGTGGAGCTGTGTGAAGAACACAAG ATTTGGTATGCAATGTCAAAAACTCTAGCGGAAAAAGCTGCGTGGGAATTCAGTGAGAACAACAAAATCAATCTGGTCACTGTTCTGCCTTCATTTGTGATTGGACCCTGTTTGCCCCCTGTTCTTTGTTCTACTTCAGCTGATGTACTTGGCTTGCTCAGAG gAGAAACAGAGAAGTTTCAATGGTACGGAAGAATGGGATATGTTCACATAGACGATGTTGCTTTGAGCCATATTGTTGTTTTTGAGAACGAGAATGCGAAAGGGCGGTATCTTTGCAGCTCAACTGTTCTGGACAACAATGAATTGGCATCAATTCTATCAGCTCGCTATCCTGCACTACCCATTTCCAAAAG GTTCGAGAAACTGGACAGACCATACTATGATTTCAATGTGTCGAAACTGAAGGGTTTAGGAATGAAGTTCAGATCAATTCAAGACATGTTTGATGATTGTGTGGAATCATTAATCCAGCAAGGCCATCTAACCTCTGTCTCGACTCTTTCATCATAA